The DNA segment TGTAGGCAAGAGCGGTCATGTAGGCGCAAAGATCGCCGCTACGCTTGCAAGTACTGGCACGCCAAGCTTTTTCTTGCATCCAACAGAGGCTATGCACGGCGACCTTGGCATGATAGAAAAAGATGATGTTTTGTTAGCCATTAGCTTTAGTGGCGAAAGCGATGAGCTTATCAAAATTTTACCTCATGTAAAGCGCTTTGGCGTAAAGATCGTCGCAATGGCAAGGAGCAAAACAAGTTCACTTGGTAAATTTAGTGATGCATTTATTAGCATAGATGTAGAGAAAGAGGCCTGCCCACTAAACGCTGCTCCAACAGCATCAACTACGCTAACGTTAGCTCTTGGCGATGCGTTGGCTGTTTGTTTGATGCAAAGGCGAGGCTTTAAAAAAGAGGACTTTGCAAATTTTCATCCAGGTGGCAGCCTTGGCAAGAGGCTATTTTTAAAGGTAAAAGATGTGATGAGAAGCGAAAATTTACCGATAGTTCGCTGGAATGCAAGCCTAAAAAAAGCAATCGATACTATGACGCATGGCAAACTTGGCACGGTTCTTATCGTCGATAAAGATGGTGTGTTAAATGCTATTTTAAGCGACGGCGATCTTAGACGTGCACTTATGCGAGAGGACTTTGACCTAGACGAGCCAGCAATGAAATTTGCAACCTTACATCCAAAAGAGATAAACGACAAGGAAATGTTAGCTGTGGATGCGTTAGCTTTGATAGAAAAATATAAAATTCAGCTTCTGGCCGTTGTAGAAAATGGCGTACCTGTGGGTGTTTTACACATCCATGACCTTGCAAATTTAGGACTATAAAATGGAAAAAACAAGACTAAATAAATTTATCTCACATAACACAAATTACTCACGCCGTGAGGCAGATGAGCTGATAAAAGCTGGTAAGGTTAGCATAGCAGGACGAGTGGTTAGCGACCTTGCCACAAGCGTGGATGAAGATGACAAAGTACGTATAAATGGTCGTTTGATAAAGCTAAAAAAGGAATTTACTGTTATCGTTTATCATAAACAAAAGGGTGAGCTTGTTAGTAAAAAAGATGACCGCGGACGAAAGACGATCTATGATACGCTAGATAAGAAATTTGCAAAATTTGTTAGCGTAGGACGCTTAGACTATGCAAGTGAAGGGCTACTTTTACTAACTGACGCCCCAGCGATCGCCACAGCTTTGATGAATAGCGACTTAGAGCGCGAATACTATCTAAAAGTAAAAGGTGAAGTGACAAAAGAGGTAATTGAGGCGATGACAAATGGCTTTTTCGCCAAGGATGCTACCAAAGGTGCACATGCAAAAACTACTATAAAATCAATGGAATTTAAGCCATTTCTAGCCTATAAAGTCTTTGGCTCAAGCGGTGGCTATACAAAACTAAAGGTCATCATCAACGAGGGGCAAAATAGGGAGCTTCGCCGCTTCTTTGGATACTTTGACCTTGAAGTGATGGATCTAAAAAGGGTTAGCTTTGGACGCGTTAGCCTTGATATGCTAAAGCCTGGCAAATGGCGCTACTTCGAAAATAGCGAATATGAAGACCTAAGAGACTTTTTAAAAGTTAATAACGTTAGATACTAACTTAGGCTTGTTTCTCTAACAAAGAGGCAAGCCAAACCACAATAACTACAAATTTACAAAAATGGAGAAAAAATGAAAAAGGCTGTTCTTTTATACACAATCTTACTAACTATTGGATTCTCCAAGGATCTAGTAGAACTTGGACTTGAGGCTTACAGCAAAGGTGACTACAACAAAGCAGTCGAGATATTTACTAAAACTTGTAATGATGGAAATAATGGCAATTGCTATAATTTAGGACTTTTGTATATAAATGGCCAGGGTGTAAAACAAGACTACAATAAAGCAGCTAAATTATACGAAAAGGCTTGTAATGGTGAAATTATTCAAGCTTGTTATAACTTAGGATTTTTATACTATAACGGTCAAGGCACTACACAAGACTACTATAAAACTGCTCAATTGTGGCAAAAAGTTTGTGATGCCAAATATAGTATTGGTTGTTATAATTTAGGGCTTTTATATGAGGATGGTCAAGGTGTAGAGCAAGACCACAATAAGGCGGCTAGATTATACGAGGAAGCTTGCAATAATGGACATGCACTAAGCTGTTCCAATCTAGGTGTTTTATATATAAAAAACCAAGGTGTAGAACAAAACTATAACAAAGCCATAGAGCTATACAATACATCTTGTGACGGTAAAAATGCTATAGGTTGTTTTAATTTAGGAAATTTATACGAAGAAGGCAAATATCTAAAGCAGGACTACTATAAAGCAGCCAATCTATATAAACAAGCTTGTGATGGCGGATATGCTAATGGCTGCTATAATCTAGGTAATTTTTATGAAAGAGGACAAGGGGTAGAGCAGGACTATACCAAAGCTATCAAACTATACGAAAAAGCTTGCGATGGCAATATCGCCCAAGCCTACCACAATTTGGGAGTTTTATATGTAAATGGTCTGGGTGTAGAGCAAGACTATTATAAGGCAGCTCAATTATGGCAAAAAGCTTGCAATGACAGATACAGTATGAGTTGTTACAACTTAGGAATTTCATACAATAATGGCCAAGGTGTGAAACAAGACTATTATAGAGCGGCTGATCTATACAAACAAGCTTGTGACGATGGAGTTAATGATAGTTGCTCTAATTTAGGAATTTTATATGAAAACGGTCAAGGTGTAGAGCAAGACTACAGTAAATCCCTAGAATTATATGAAAAAGCTTGCGATAATGGATACAATCGCGGTTGTTTTAATTTAGGAGCTTTTTATCTAAAAGGCAAAGGCGCAAAACAAGACTACCACATAGCAAAAGAATATTTTTATAAAGCTTGCGAATTAGGGCTTCAACCAGGGTGTGACGTTTATAAAAAGTTAAACGAAAAAGGCCTTTAATACTAAAAATAATCCAACAGGGTTCTAGCAAATTTAGAGCTTCATAATTTATATCTTATTTTCTGAAAGTAGGATGTTTATATATGGATTTAGTAGCGTCTCACCACGTGCTGCGTATAGTAAGACTTCTTTAAAATAGTTGTCATTTATACCGTAGGTGTGAAACTCGTACGCCCCTATGCCGTATCCCATCGGCGTGATATCTACCCTCGAGTACCAGGCATCTTGCGCTAGGATGTAGCGGTTTGTATCTCTTGAATAGACATATAGCTTGATCTTATCTTTGCTCTTTTGCGCCATATACCAGATGAAAGAATTTGTGATGTCGTTAAAGAAGTAGATATCGCCATTTGGCATGATCGCCTGGGCTGTGTCGTTGTTATCAGCGATGAGCGTCCTGCTCTCATAACATATAAATTTATTTGGCGTAAGTTGCTCGATCGGCTCTGATTTGCCATTATTTAAAACTAAAATTTTATCATCACTTATGTCGGCATTATAGGCAAGTACGGCTAAAACTAGAGCTAACAAACACAAAGAAAAAATTTGCTTTATCAAAATAAAAATCCTCTTAGCAAATAATATTTCAGGACATAAAGCGAGCATATCAACACGCAAACACCTAACCAGATCGATGAAAATTTAAGCTTGTGTGAGTAGTTTGTCTTTGTAATGATCTCAACAAGGTACGGCATAAGACCGTAAAATACACCAAGAAACAAACTGCCCCAGATGAGGTAGCCAACATAAAAATAATCACCTTTTAGCATGCAGTATGGGCATTTGTGGTTTGGCTGCTCGTAAACATAAAGGCCAAAAAAGTAGGTGATGGCGTAGTAGCTAAGCACTAAAAATAACAAATTTGCCACAAAGCTCGCCATACTTTGCTTTAAAAAATTTAGCACCAAAATGACAAAAAATAGCACGAAAAATACGCTCACTAAACCAAAATTTGTATAGCCAAATGGTAGCTTTGGAGCTTGAAAAGTAACAGAACAGCAAAAGACTGGCACCTTTAGTGGGATATTGTAAAAAAACGAAATTTCTATACCAAGCTCAAGTAGTATCATAACAAAAAGGCAGATGAAAATGGCATATTTTTTCTTTAGATAAGGGAAATTTAGAGCCTGCAAGTCAAGCTTATTTATAACCAGCCAAATACCAAGCCCAAAGATTAGCAAAATTTTAGTGAGCATCAAGATACCACCAAATTTATTTGAACCAATCACGCCAGCTGAGCACATGGCACCGGGCACAATATCAGAGAGTTCATTTAGGCAAAGTGCAAAGAATATAAACAATACGATCTTGATACAGACGCAAAAAAGCAAGATAGTATTTACAAGATAGTTTTGCTTTTCAAGCGAGTATTGAAGCGATGTTAGTGCGTTGTAGTCCCACGACCTCACGATCCTAACGACATAAAAGAGTGAAATACTCATCAAAACTAAAAGCACAAACTCCGCTAACAAAAAGGCTATAACGGCGTTTGATAAAAAGACACTCATACTATCTCTCCGTTTTGCAAGCTGACAACCCTATCTGTTGCACTTAACTCATCAAAAATGCTATCGTGAGTAGCGACAATGACACTCTTTTTTAGAGCTTTAAAAGACTCTAGCAAGCCTAAAAATGCACGTGCATTTTGTCTATCTAAATTTGCCGTTGGCTCATCAGCCAAGATGATGTCAGCATCCATAGATAAAGCCCTAGCTACCGCACATCTTTGACGCTCTCCACCACTTAAATTTGATACATTCTCATCTTTTTTATGAGCGATATTTGCGAGGCTTAGAGCCTTTTTTATCATCTCATCTCGCACATTTGCCTTAAAATTTGTTAGAGCAAATGGAGCTAATAAATTTTCATATACACTTAGTCCCTCGATGAGGTTAAAATTTTGAAAAACCAATCCAAGCCTTTTGTGTCTAAGCTCAGAGCAAAAGGCATCAGGCAGCTTTGCAATGTTAGTGCCATCTATCAAAATTTCTCCACTAGTTGGCTTTTGAAGTAGGGCAATAAGCGAAAGCAAGGTACTTTTACCGCTTCCACTAATGCCTTTTAGTATCACTAGCTCGCCGTCATTAATATCTAAATTTATATTTTTTAAAGCACAAAACTCATTTTGTTTGTTTTGGTTATAAACTAGGCTAACACCTCTTATATTTATCATTTTAGCCCCTCATTTATGTCGCTACTTGCTACTCTCCATGAAGGTATGAGTACAAACGCCAAAAATGGTATCACTCCAAAAACAAAGATCAAAAAGAGCTTATCAAACTCTAAAATAGGCGTAAAATTTGTAAAATTTAAAAGCTCATCGCCTAAAAATATCCCTTTTAAAAGTGGAGCGTTTAATACAAAAACAAAGAGATAAGCCAGCATAACACCGAGTAAAAAAGCACTAACGCTCACGATGAAATTTTGTATAAATTTTAAAAATATAATGTCTTTTATACAAAAACCAATGCTCCTTAAAATAGCTATTTCACGCTTTTTACTACCATATGCGAGTGAAATTTGGTTTTTAAGCAAGACAAAGAATATAAGCATAACGCTAACGTAAATACTCATAAAAATTCCG comes from the Campylobacter concisus ATCC 51562 genome and includes:
- a CDS encoding KpsF/GutQ family sugar-phosphate isomerase, coding for MQTINQIAAEVLKIEANELLRHAKNLEIEYAVNLIFNTKGKVIVTGVGKSGHVGAKIAATLASTGTPSFFLHPTEAMHGDLGMIEKDDVLLAISFSGESDELIKILPHVKRFGVKIVAMARSKTSSLGKFSDAFISIDVEKEACPLNAAPTASTTLTLALGDALAVCLMQRRGFKKEDFANFHPGGSLGKRLFLKVKDVMRSENLPIVRWNASLKKAIDTMTHGKLGTVLIVDKDGVLNAILSDGDLRRALMREDFDLDEPAMKFATLHPKEINDKEMLAVDALALIEKYKIQLLAVVENGVPVGVLHIHDLANLGL
- a CDS encoding pseudouridine synthase; the encoded protein is MEKTRLNKFISHNTNYSRREADELIKAGKVSIAGRVVSDLATSVDEDDKVRINGRLIKLKKEFTVIVYHKQKGELVSKKDDRGRKTIYDTLDKKFAKFVSVGRLDYASEGLLLLTDAPAIATALMNSDLEREYYLKVKGEVTKEVIEAMTNGFFAKDATKGAHAKTTIKSMEFKPFLAYKVFGSSGGYTKLKVIINEGQNRELRRFFGYFDLEVMDLKRVSFGRVSLDMLKPGKWRYFENSEYEDLRDFLKVNNVRY
- a CDS encoding tetratricopeptide repeat protein; its protein translation is MKKAVLLYTILLTIGFSKDLVELGLEAYSKGDYNKAVEIFTKTCNDGNNGNCYNLGLLYINGQGVKQDYNKAAKLYEKACNGEIIQACYNLGFLYYNGQGTTQDYYKTAQLWQKVCDAKYSIGCYNLGLLYEDGQGVEQDHNKAARLYEEACNNGHALSCSNLGVLYIKNQGVEQNYNKAIELYNTSCDGKNAIGCFNLGNLYEEGKYLKQDYYKAANLYKQACDGGYANGCYNLGNFYERGQGVEQDYTKAIKLYEKACDGNIAQAYHNLGVLYVNGLGVEQDYYKAAQLWQKACNDRYSMSCYNLGISYNNGQGVKQDYYRAADLYKQACDDGVNDSCSNLGILYENGQGVEQDYSKSLELYEKACDNGYNRGCFNLGAFYLKGKGAKQDYHIAKEYFYKACELGLQPGCDVYKKLNEKGL
- a CDS encoding ABC transporter ATP-binding protein, with protein sequence MINIRGVSLVYNQNKQNEFCALKNINLDINDGELVILKGISGSGKSTLLSLIALLQKPTSGEILIDGTNIAKLPDAFCSELRHKRLGLVFQNFNLIEGLSVYENLLAPFALTNFKANVRDEMIKKALSLANIAHKKDENVSNLSGGERQRCAVARALSMDADIILADEPTANLDRQNARAFLGLLESFKALKKSVIVATHDSIFDELSATDRVVSLQNGEIV